A section of the Rhodospirillales bacterium genome encodes:
- the macB gene encoding MacB family efflux pump subunit: MAPKGLSLAETLPPLLDLAHVSRHYRAGDTVVRALDDVTLRVYPGEFVAIMGQSGSGKSTLMNIIGCLDRATAGDYRVRGHDVSQLSGDDLAALRRETFGFIFQRYNLLATSSAQENVEIPAVYAGMTRAKRAERAKSLLTTLGLDDRTGHRPGALSGGQQQRVAIARALMNDPPLILADEPTGALDSRSGQEVIALLKDLNAQGRTVVLITHDEQVAAHARRIVRIADGKIVEDSGAQESTVPAPVPDEAPVAHGGRLITDAGEAMFTAIRALRVNLFRTALTLLGIVIGVAAVITMLAVGNGSKQSVLDQISSLGTNLLSIRPGAPGVRPSGDVATLTVDDTRAIANLANVVSVLPERTGGKTVRFGDTDYATQIQGTGYAFPAARDWPLAQGTFFTQDDQNGYAAVAVLGKTVADILFPLNDGVGKYVLIGNIPFEVIGVMTPKGAAPWGQDQDNVAMVPITTALTRLFGQNYLSNVTVKVADTKTITQTEDAITALLKGRHHIEDFQVRNTASFLQMATQTQNTLTILLGAVAAISLLVGGIGVMNIMLVSVTERTREIGIRMATGARMRDIMIQFNTEAAVVCTIGGVLGVALGLGAGWVLSMFGVNILFTLPPVVIAFTCAVATGLVFGYLPAAKAARLDPVIALSTE; encoded by the coding sequence TTACCGCGCGGGCGACACGGTGGTCAGGGCGCTGGACGACGTCACCTTGCGCGTCTATCCGGGCGAATTCGTCGCGATCATGGGTCAGTCCGGTTCGGGCAAATCGACGCTGATGAACATCATCGGCTGCCTGGACCGGGCAACGGCGGGCGATTACCGCGTGCGGGGGCACGACGTTTCGCAACTTTCGGGGGACGACCTGGCGGCCCTGCGGCGCGAAACATTCGGATTTATCTTTCAACGCTACAACCTGCTGGCGACGTCAAGCGCGCAAGAAAACGTCGAAATCCCCGCAGTCTATGCCGGGATGACGCGCGCGAAGCGGGCCGAGCGCGCAAAATCGCTTCTGACCACGCTTGGCCTTGACGACCGCACCGGGCACCGACCCGGCGCGCTGTCGGGCGGGCAACAGCAGCGCGTGGCGATCGCGCGCGCGTTGATGAACGACCCACCGCTGATTCTGGCGGACGAGCCGACCGGCGCGCTTGATTCACGTTCCGGGCAGGAAGTCATCGCGCTTTTGAAAGACCTCAACGCGCAGGGGCGGACCGTCGTACTGATCACGCACGACGAACAGGTGGCGGCCCATGCGCGGCGCATCGTGCGCATCGCCGACGGCAAAATCGTCGAAGACAGCGGCGCGCAGGAATCCACCGTCCCTGCCCCCGTTCCGGACGAAGCGCCCGTCGCGCATGGCGGGCGGCTGATCACCGATGCGGGCGAGGCGATGTTCACCGCGATACGCGCGCTTCGGGTCAATCTGTTCCGCACGGCGCTTACGCTTTTGGGCATCGTCATCGGCGTCGCGGCGGTCATCACCATGCTGGCGGTCGGCAACGGGTCGAAGCAAAGCGTTCTGGACCAGATATCGTCGCTGGGAACCAATCTTCTTTCGATTCGGCCCGGCGCGCCGGGGGTGCGACCTTCGGGCGACGTCGCCACATTGACCGTGGACGACACGCGGGCCATCGCGAATTTGGCCAACGTCGTCAGCGTCCTGCCCGAACGGACGGGCGGAAAGACCGTGCGTTTCGGCGACACGGATTACGCCACGCAAATTCAGGGCACGGGATACGCGTTTCCCGCAGCGCGCGACTGGCCGCTGGCGCAGGGCACGTTTTTCACGCAGGACGACCAGAACGGCTATGCCGCCGTCGCGGTGCTGGGCAAGACCGTCGCCGACATCCTGTTCCCACTGAACGACGGGGTCGGGAAATACGTCCTGATCGGCAACATTCCGTTCGAGGTGATCGGCGTGATGACGCCCAAGGGCGCGGCGCCATGGGGGCAGGATCAGGATAATGTCGCGATGGTGCCGATCACCACCGCCCTGACCCGCCTGTTCGGGCAGAACTACCTTAGCAACGTCACCGTCAAGGTCGCCGACACCAAGACCATCACGCAGACCGAGGACGCGATCACCGCGCTTTTGAAAGGCCGCCACCACATCGAGGATTTTCAGGTGCGCAACACAGCGTCCTTCCTGCAGATGGCGACGCAGACGCAGAACACGCTGACCATCCTTTTGGGCGCGGTCGCGGCGATTTCGCTTTTGGTCGGCGGGATCGGCGTGATGAACATCATGCTGGTGTCGGTGACCGAGCGCACGCGCGAGATCGGCATCCGCATGGCGACCGGCGCGCGGATGCGCGACATCATGATCCAGTTCAACACCGAGGCCGCAGTGGTGTGCACCATCGGCGGGGTGCTGGGCGTGGCGTTGGGCCTTGGCGCGGGGTGGGTGCTTTCGATGTTCGGGGTCAACATCCTGTTCACCCTCCCGCCCGTTGTCATCGCGTTCACCTGCGCGGTCGCCACCGGCCTTGTTTTCGGTTACCTGCCGGCGGCCAAGGCCGCGCGGCTTGATCCCGTTATCGCTTTAAGCACGGAGTAA